One region of Mus musculus strain C57BL/6J chromosome 15, GRCm38.p6 C57BL/6J genomic DNA includes:
- the Tspyl5 gene encoding testis-specific Y-encoded-like protein 5, with translation MSGRSRGRKSSRAKGRGKGRARARVRAAAEDAWHDEKPPQSPRLGEDSAAAQVQAGAAQGGAEPAELREEAACRLPLDCGLALRARAADERGLAAPDPDLERARSLAERLTSDTSFVGTVGALAKLRRGSRIGNRRVPGRKAPDTRSATGRGPQATVSGKPKMASAGLCAAAPVGEEKKMTEKHAGAGSPATVGSMDTLETVQLKLETMNAQADRAYLRLSRKFGQLRLHHLERRNLLIQSIPGFWGQAFQNHPQLSAFLNTKDKEVLSYLNRLEVEELGLARLGYKIKFYFGRNPYFQNKVLIKEYGCGPSGQVVSRSAPIQWLPGHDLQSLSKENPENNGSFFGWFSNHSSIESDKIVEIINEDLWPNPLQYYLISEEARGEKGKEERPGPAKLSPAPAVRQPN, from the coding sequence ATGAGCGGACGGAGTAGGGGTCGAAAGTCTTCCCGCGCCAAAGGCCGGGGCAAAGGCCGGGCCAGAGCCCGGGTCCGGGCCGCTGCGGAAGACGCCTGGCACGACGAAAAGCCACCACAGAGCCCGCGGCTCGGGGAGGACTCCGCGGCCGCGCAGGTGCAGGCCGGCGCAGCTCAAGGAGGCGCCGAACCAGCCGAGCTGCGGGAAGAGGCGGCCTGCCGCCTCCCGCTGGACTGCGGCCTGGCGTTGCGGGCTCGGGCTGCAGACGAGCGCGGGCTGGCGGCCCCTGATCCGGACCTGGAGAGGGCCCGTTCCCTCGCCGAGCGCCTGACCAGCGACACCAGCTTCGTGGGAACCGTGGGAGCCTTGGCGAAGCTGCGACGCGGCTCCCGCATTGGAAATCGGCGAGTCCCCGGGAGGAAGGCCCCAGATACTCGGAGCGCCACGGGGAGGGGACCTCAGGCCACAGTTAGTGGGAAGCCGAAGATGGCCTCTGCGGGGTTGTGCGCCGCTGCTCCagtgggggaggaaaaaaagatgACAGAGAAGCATGCTGGGGCAGGGTCTCCCGCGACAGTGGGCAGCATGGATACCCTAGAGACGGTCCAGCTAAAGCTAGAGACCATGAATGCACAGGCTGACAGGGCATATCTCAGGCTTTCACGCAAGTTTGGCCAGTTGCGACTTCACCACTTAGAGCGCCGGAACCTCCTCATCCAGAGCATTCCGGGCTTCTGGGGGCAAGCTTTTCAGAACCATCCCCAGCTGTCAGCTTTTCTGAATACCAAAGATAAGGAGGTATTGAGCTATTTGAACAGACTGGAGGTGGAAGAACTTGGCCTTGCCAGGTTGGGCTACAAAATCAAGTTCTACTTTGGCCGAAACCCCTATTTCCAAAACAAGGTGCTCATTAAGGAATATGGCTGTGGTCCATCCGGTCAAGTGGTGTCTCGTTCAGCTCCAATCCAGTGGCTCCCAGGCCATGATCTACAATCCCTAAGCaaggaaaacccagaaaacaatgGTAGCTTCTTTGGGTGGTTTTCAAATCACAGCTCTATTGAGTCTGACAAGATTGTTGAGATAATTAATGAGGACCTGTGGCCCAATCCTCTACAGTACTACCTGATCAGTGAAGAAGCCcgtggagagaaaggaaaggaagaaaggccaGGTCCAGCAAAACTGAGCCCTGCACCTGCAGTGAGGCAGCCCAACTGA